The following are from one region of the Silene latifolia isolate original U9 population chromosome 9, ASM4854445v1, whole genome shotgun sequence genome:
- the LOC141601016 gene encoding uncharacterized protein LOC141601016: MSTAGGVVADGDAAHWRCVNLNATSMEMRRGEANGYKVLHHIDGTDAPAETHPLFESWSEIDAIVLQWIYGTMSDDLLPHVLQRKFTAREAWTRVEAMFLNNKGARDASLEHEFTNLKLGNFASLDAYCQRLKELSVSLGDVGAAINDQRLVLQLVRGLPKEYDTVAAFIN; this comes from the exons ATGTCGACAGCGGGGGGGGTCGTCGCCGATGGGGATGCAGCACATTGGAGATGTGTCAATCTGAATGCGACATCGATGGAGATGCGCCGTGGAGAGGCCAACG GGTATAAGGTTCTGCATCATATCGATGGCACTGACGCCCCCGCTGAAACCCATCCCCTTTTCGAGTCCTGGTCGGAAATTGACGCTATTGTGCTCCAGTGGATCTATGGCACCATGTCAGACGATCTCCTCCCGCACGTTCTCCAGCGTAAATTCACCGCTCGCGAAGCTTGGACTCGAGTCGAAGCGATGTTCCTGAATAACAAGGGCGCGCGTGATGCGAGCCTTGAGCATGAATTCACCAATTTAAAATTGGGTAATTTCGCATCTCTCGATGCCTACTGTCAACGTCTCAAAGAGTTGTCAGTTTCTCTAGGTGATGTCGGTGCCGCCATTAATGATCAGCGTTTGGTGCTTCAGTTGGTCCGTGGTCTCCCAAAGGAGTACGACACGGTTGCTGCATTTATCAATTAA
- the LOC141601017 gene encoding uncharacterized protein LOC141601017, with the protein MVSGTPIDPSSASAQSPPSSSSSILHQTSDLTSQMAPEAKSSFHPALAVNNVANHIAVKLGMDNDQYPLWVALFTNHAKSNRVLHHIIHPKVAPTPPSTDDEKEMWETLDATVLQWIYSTVTTELLEIIVEPNSTTMEAWTRLADLFQDNQNSRVVTLEQEFSHIEMADFSSVSAYCQRLKSLADQLKNVGSPVSQNRLVLQLVSGLSPAYHHVGTIIRQANPLPNFFKARSMLALEEAGLAKQEATGSGSSAALFSRGNADIDNGGKSSVSTNSKGGRGNGGKKKGNKGKGNNGGNVVFLGIPALPISV; encoded by the exons ccttcttcttcttcttctatccTCCACCAAACATCCGACCTCACGTCACAAATGGCCCCTGAAGCAAAGTCGTCTTTTCATCCGGCGCTTGCAGTCAACAATGTTGCCAATCACATCGCTGTCAAACTCGGCATGGATAACGATCAATACCCGCTATGGGTAGCATTGTTTACAAATCATGCTAAATCAAATCGTGTTCTCCATCACATCATTCACCCGAAGGTTGCTCCTACGCCGCCTTCTACCGATGACGAAAAGGAGATGTGGGAAACGTTGGATGCTACGGTATTACAGTGGATCTATTCCACCGTCACCACCGAATTACTTGAAATAATAGTCGAACCAAATTCCACGACCATGGAAGCGTGGACTCGTCTCGCTGACCTCTTTCAAGACAATCAGAATTCGCGTGTTGTGACCTTGGAACAAGAATTTTCACACATTGAGATGGCTGATTTTTCATCCGTCTCTGCTTACTGTCAACGACTCAAGTCGTTGGCCGATCAATTGAAAAACGTAGGCTCTCCCGTTTCTCAGAATCGGTTGGTCCTTCAATTGGTCTCGGGTTTATCACCAGCCTATCACCATGTCGGAACCATAATCCGACAAGCTAATCCTCTTCCTAATTTCTTCAAAGCTCGCTCCATGCTTGCTCTTGAAGAAGCCGGTTTGGCCAAGCAGGAGGCAACCGGGTCTGGTTCTTCGGCAGCCCTTTTCTCTCGTGGTAATGCTGACATCGACAATGGTGGCAAGTCCAGTGTCTCCACAAACAGCAAGGGTGGTCGGGGTAACGGAGGTAAGAAGAAAGGCAACAAGGGTAAGGGAAACAATGGTGGAAATG TGGTCTTCTTGGGCATACCCGCCTTGCCCATATCCGTCTAA